The following coding sequences lie in one Rutidosis leptorrhynchoides isolate AG116_Rl617_1_P2 chromosome 4, CSIRO_AGI_Rlap_v1, whole genome shotgun sequence genomic window:
- the LOC139842108 gene encoding uncharacterized protein produces MGTGFCNRTSEAFNNFIEEGNLVDIPLGGRAYTRANKSFTKRAKLDRFLASNGFLNSFPNLVGSILTNLWSDHCPILLRNEVIDYGPTPFKLFKSWFDLDGFENTVISCWNNTETYLSSNPQIRFKDKLKRVKGALKEWNISLRSQAMSDRISHVNQIKGIDDEL; encoded by the coding sequence ATGGGTACTGGATTTTGTAATCGGACATCTGAGGCTTTTAATAATTTTATTGAAGAGGGGAATCTTGTGGATATTCCTCTTGGTGGAAGAGCGTACACTCGAGCTAACAAGTCGTTTACTAAGAGAGCAAAACTGGACCGATTTCTTGCTTCTAATGGGTTCTTAAATTCTTTCCCAAATTTGGTTGGTTCTATCCTCACTAACCTTTGGTCGGATCATTGTCCTATTCTCCTTCGCAATGAGGTAATCGATTATGGCCCCACTCCTTTTAAACTATTCAAAAGTTGGTTCGATTTAGATGGCTTTGAGAACACTGTTATCAGTTGCTGGAATAACACCGAGACATATCTCAGCTCAAATCCTCAAATACGTTTTAAAGACAAACTAAAACGGGTTAAGGGTGCCTTGAAAGAGTGGAATATTTCCCTGAGATCACAGGCTATGTCTGATCGAATCTCCCACGTTAATCAGATAAAAGGTATTGACGACGAGCTGTAG
- the LOC139844327 gene encoding probable glycosyltransferase At5g03795: MGSWRNSRTTSTKILWLILPLMAVTVIIGVKKSNYGSKYNYPWIWSSGINSYSSSVIREDVTVVAEGPVSFGRRSTVVKGGGEVAEGPSENFGFNSSYPPLAMEDEMDVELPAIAKEDDLNATLSAPDLFASTNQIGRLHVDTINRKYTSLDKLEARLGQVRAAIKEAESGNRTNDPDYVPYGPMYWNAASFHRSYLEMEKQFKVFVYEEGEPPIFHNGPCKNIYAMEGNFIYHMETTKFRTKNPEKAHTFFLPMSATMMVRFIFERDPNVDHWRPMKQTIKDYVDLVGGKYPFWNRSLGADHFTVACHDWGPELSKAVPYLFKNSIRALCNANTSEGFNPSKDVSIPEILLPDGTTRGILNGPSPRNRPILAFFAGGVHGPIRPILLEHWQDKDPDLQVHKYLPKGVSYMGMLRQSKYCISPSGYEVASPRMVEALYTGCVPVLIKDHYVAPFSDVLNWKSFAVILDVQDIPNLKSILTNISTRQYLRMQRRGKQVRRHFEVNYPPKRYDVFHMILHSVWLRRLNIHIQSVADS, from the exons ATGGGTTCGTGGCGGAATTCAAGAACAACATCTACAAAAATTTTATGGTTGATTTTACCGTTAATGGCGGTGACGGTGATTATAGGGGTAAAAAAGTCAAACTATGGGTCAAAGTATAATTATCCTTGGATTTGGAGTTCAGGGATTAATTCTTATTCTTCTTCTGTGATTAGAGAAGATGTAACGGTGGTAGCTGAAGGTCCTGTTTCATTTGGGCGGCGGTCAACGGTAGTCAAAGGTGGTGGTGAGGTGGCGGAAGGGCCGTCAGAAAATTTTGGTTTTAATTCATCTTATCCACCGTTAGCTATGGAAGATGAAATGGATGTTGAATTGCCT GCTATTGCCAAGGAAGATGACTTGAATGCCACGTTGAGTGCACCCGACCTTTTTGCGTCTACTAATCAAATTGGTAGACTTCATGTTGACACAATCAACAGGAAGTACACCAGTTTGGATAAGCTCGAAGCCCGCTTAGGTCAAGTTCGAGCTGCAATTAAAGAAGCCGAATCAGGAAATAGAACTAATGATCCAGATTATGTACCGTATGGTCCAATGTACTGGAACGCAGCCTCATTTCACCG GAGTTATTTGGAGATGGAAAAGCAATTTAAAGTGTTCGTATATGAAGAAGGGGAACCTCCAATATTTCATAATGGTCCTTGCAAAAACATATATGCAATGGAAGGTAACTTTATATACCATATGGAAACCACCAAGTTTCGAACAAAAAACCCCGAAAAAGCTCACACATTTTTCCTGCCCATGAGTGCCACAATGATGGTTCGGTTTATCTTTGAGCGTGATCCGAATGTTGACCATTGGCGTCCTATGAAGCAAACAATTAAAGATTATGTTGATCTTGTGGGTGGCAAGTACCCTTTTTGGAACCGAAGCCTAGGAGCCGATCATTTCACTGTTGCGTGCCATGATTGG GGGCCAGAGTTATCAAAAGCGGTCCCATACCTCTTCAAGAACTCTATTCGGGCTCTATGTAATGCAAATACCTCGGAAGGGTTTAATCCGTCCAAAGATGTATCAATCCCGGAAATATTACTCCCAGATGGAACAACACGTGGGATATTGAACGGGCCATCTCCAAGGAACCGACCCATTTTGGCATTTTTTGCAGGTGGGGTCCATGGTCCTATCAGGCCAATACTTTTAGAGCATTGGCAGGACAAGGACCCTGACCTGCAAGTACACAAGTACCTTCCAAAAGGCGTTTCGTACATGGGTATGCTAAGACAAAGCAAGTATTGCATTTCCCCTAGCGGGTATGAGGTGGCGAGCCCAAGAATGGTTGAAGCCCTATACACCGGTTGTGTCCCGGTGCTCATCAAGGATCATTATGTGGCACCGTTTAGTGACGTCCTAAATTGGAAATCGTTTGCAGTTATACTTGATGTTCAGGATATTCCGAACCTTAAAAGCATCTTAACCAATATATCGACAAGACAATATCTTAGAATGCAAAGAAGAGGTAAACAAGTTCGAAGGCACTTTGAAGTTAACTATCCTCCAAAGAGGTACGACGTTTTTCACATGATACTTCATTCGGTTTGGCTTCGGAGGTTAAACATCCACATCCAAAGTGTTGCTGATTCGTGA